From Acidobacteriota bacterium, the proteins below share one genomic window:
- a CDS encoding TIR domain-containing protein, producing the protein MTTSSTQPPRVFISYAHGPTQHMERVKDLAKRLRDRGVDAEIDQYYISPVVRWPEWCARMIRRADFTLLLFDSTYSRRFEGDDVDGQEVVREGRGVRWEAALIKQILYDSPSQNLKLIPTVFDRADIGLIPAEIRGFTTFDLSQGEEFDRLLLHLYGRQAVEKPPLGNPPEFSLRSQSVPEATESQKPAPLHNLPAEEPLVGRGGDIERVEKALGGHRLVTLAAFAGLGKTSLALEVARRQIGAFADGVWLVSLAPVVEAALVPQAVAKTLSIREQAEKPPTRALAEQLRKKRLLIVLDNCEHLISACAELLRYLLDECPDVKFLATSREPLNLGKREVMLGLAPLEVPRHSGLPPQELIRVPAVQLFVDRVQRSDEAFRLNPSNASAVARICRRLEGIPLALELAAARVSPLAVERVADRLDDPSFLRQSPQAAENPHHVTLDATLDWSHDLLAPAAKRLFRRIAAFRGSFSFEAAEAICGDHPPTGEGLDDILEPFEDLVLKSLLEKDGNERFHFLEIVRQYAERRLRDADEEPLVQARHATYFLDIAEAANQEMLATGQKERLQLLDQEHPNLRAALRAAGDRETAYRLGIAMWRFWEMRGFFHEGRGRLTRLVPEETRTDPEALQADDRVEDELHSSVLSGLGLLAYRQGDVVEASRCFRRVLGFERRLGKPDRLANALGDVGLLSMHRDPDKAMGYFREGLHLAEEAKDDRLLAVAYNNLGKTELYRKRFPEARTLLRDSVAGFEAAGNLWESGFPLIGLGNLALEENQAEEAKVYFEKARERRLLVGDRRNVANSLLGIARAHLMTRDLVASRDTLRESIRLYDEVDDQASILRCWEIAAEIAALAGDGPAAARLSAFAERRREAMEISQRPTDKDTMETRLKGARDQIGDRAWSAARNEVVDWQRRNAVEAVRAITIADGAAGQ; encoded by the coding sequence ATGACGACATCGTCCACTCAACCACCCAGAGTCTTCATCAGCTACGCCCACGGTCCGACTCAGCACATGGAGCGCGTGAAGGATCTGGCCAAGCGGCTCCGCGATAGAGGAGTCGATGCCGAGATCGACCAGTACTACATCTCTCCTGTCGTGCGCTGGCCCGAATGGTGCGCGAGAATGATCAGACGGGCGGACTTCACTCTCCTCCTCTTCGACTCCACCTACTCCCGGCGATTCGAAGGGGACGACGTCGATGGGCAGGAGGTGGTCCGCGAAGGACGGGGAGTGCGTTGGGAAGCCGCCCTGATCAAACAGATCCTCTACGACTCGCCAAGCCAGAATCTGAAGCTCATCCCGACGGTCTTCGATCGCGCCGACATCGGGTTGATACCAGCCGAGATCCGAGGATTCACCACCTTCGATCTCAGCCAAGGAGAAGAATTCGATCGGTTGCTTCTTCACCTCTACGGCCGCCAAGCGGTGGAAAAGCCACCGCTCGGCAATCCGCCCGAGTTCTCTCTTCGATCTCAGAGCGTTCCAGAAGCAACCGAGAGTCAAAAGCCAGCGCCGCTTCACAACCTGCCCGCGGAGGAGCCCCTGGTCGGCCGCGGGGGCGACATCGAGCGGGTCGAGAAGGCGCTGGGCGGCCATCGTCTGGTGACCCTGGCCGCCTTCGCCGGCCTCGGCAAGACCTCCCTGGCCCTCGAGGTCGCCCGGCGCCAGATCGGCGCCTTTGCGGACGGCGTATGGCTCGTCTCCCTGGCGCCGGTGGTGGAGGCGGCGCTGGTGCCGCAGGCGGTGGCGAAGACCCTGTCGATTCGCGAACAGGCGGAGAAGCCGCCAACCCGCGCGCTGGCCGAACAGCTACGCAAGAAGCGGCTACTGATCGTCCTCGACAACTGCGAGCACCTGATCTCGGCCTGCGCCGAGTTGCTGCGCTACCTCCTCGACGAGTGCCCGGATGTCAAGTTTCTCGCCACCAGCCGAGAGCCTCTGAACTTGGGAAAACGCGAAGTGATGCTGGGACTGGCACCGCTCGAAGTGCCTCGCCACAGCGGGCTGCCGCCGCAGGAGCTGATTCGCGTTCCGGCGGTTCAGCTCTTCGTCGATCGCGTTCAGCGGAGCGACGAGGCCTTCCGGCTGAACCCCTCGAACGCGAGCGCGGTGGCGCGCATCTGCCGCCGTCTGGAGGGCATCCCCCTCGCCCTCGAGCTGGCCGCCGCACGAGTTTCGCCGCTCGCCGTCGAGCGGGTGGCCGATCGCCTCGATGATCCGAGCTTCCTGCGGCAGAGCCCACAGGCCGCAGAGAACCCCCACCATGTCACCCTCGACGCCACCCTCGACTGGAGCCACGACCTGCTCGCACCGGCAGCGAAGCGACTGTTCCGGCGGATCGCGGCCTTCCGCGGCTCCTTCAGCTTCGAGGCCGCGGAAGCGATCTGCGGAGACCATCCGCCGACCGGCGAGGGACTCGACGACATCCTCGAACCCTTCGAGGATCTGGTCCTCAAGTCCCTCCTGGAGAAGGACGGTAACGAGCGTTTCCACTTCCTGGAGATCGTCCGTCAGTATGCCGAGCGCCGACTCCGAGATGCCGATGAGGAGCCACTGGTGCAGGCCCGCCATGCGACCTACTTTCTCGACATTGCGGAAGCGGCCAACCAAGAGATGCTCGCCACCGGCCAGAAAGAGCGCCTCCAGCTCCTCGACCAAGAGCACCCGAACCTCCGCGCTGCTCTGCGCGCTGCCGGCGACCGCGAGACGGCTTACCGCCTCGGCATCGCGATGTGGCGCTTCTGGGAGATGCGCGGCTTCTTCCACGAGGGGAGAGGCCGGCTGACCCGGCTGGTGCCGGAGGAGACGCGAACCGATCCCGAGGCCCTGCAGGCGGACGACCGGGTGGAGGACGAGCTGCACTCTTCGGTGCTCAGCGGACTCGGGCTGCTGGCCTATCGCCAGGGAGACGTCGTCGAAGCGAGCCGCTGTTTTCGCCGGGTCCTCGGTTTCGAGCGGCGCCTCGGTAAACCGGACCGGCTGGCCAATGCCCTCGGCGACGTCGGTCTCCTGTCCATGCACCGGGACCCGGACAAGGCGATGGGATATTTCCGCGAGGGCCTCCATCTGGCAGAAGAAGCCAAGGATGACCGCCTGCTGGCGGTGGCCTACAACAACCTCGGCAAGACCGAGCTGTACCGCAAACGCTTCCCCGAGGCTCGCACCCTGCTGAGAGACAGCGTCGCCGGCTTCGAGGCCGCAGGCAACCTCTGGGAAAGCGGCTTCCCCCTGATCGGGCTGGGCAATCTCGCCCTCGAAGAGAACCAGGCGGAAGAGGCAAAGGTCTATTTCGAGAAGGCCCGAGAGCGGCGCCTGCTGGTGGGTGACCGCCGCAACGTCGCCAACAGCTTGCTGGGCATCGCTCGAGCTCATCTCATGACCCGCGACCTGGTCGCCAGCCGCGACACCCTGCGCGAGTCGATTCGGCTCTACGACGAAGTCGATGACCAGGCCTCGATTCTCCGCTGCTGGGAAATCGCCGCCGAGATCGCCGCCCTGGCCGGCGACGGCCCAGCCGCTGCCCGTCTTTCGGCCTTCGCCGAGCGTCGCCGAGAGGCGATGGAAATCTCGCAGCGACCCACCGACAAAGACACCATGGAGACTCGATTGAAGGGAGCCCGAGACCAGATCGGCGACCGCGCGTGGAGCGCCGCCCGGAACGAGGTGGTGGACTGGCAGCGCCGCAACGCGGTCGAGGCGGTTCGCGCCATCACCATCGCCGATGGCGCCGCCGGCCAATGA
- a CDS encoding gamma-glutamylcyclotransferase family protein, with amino-acid sequence MSRVLLVGYGTLLDQASLGDTIGADRAGTKVARPIVVHDYRRLFNLRPDHYEASCELGKEGIEAGAMNVEPAEGHHFNALAFEVDAEELDRLDHRERYYQRRVEALFDFVTGESIGEGSLYSAPPSAQWIEPDPTRLLPRWLDVELGRRGAYRIGRTFGEDFDRTTFLADGVTPLATAYGESWEERTQRLLAELAAE; translated from the coding sequence ATGAGCCGCGTCCTGCTGGTGGGCTACGGCACCCTCCTCGACCAGGCCTCCCTCGGCGACACCATCGGCGCGGACCGCGCCGGTACCAAGGTCGCCCGACCGATCGTGGTGCACGACTACCGCCGGCTGTTCAACCTGCGACCCGACCACTACGAAGCGAGCTGTGAGCTCGGCAAGGAAGGCATCGAGGCTGGCGCGATGAATGTCGAGCCGGCAGAGGGGCACCACTTCAACGCCCTGGCCTTCGAGGTCGATGCCGAAGAACTCGACCGCCTCGATCACCGCGAACGCTACTACCAGCGGCGGGTTGAGGCACTGTTCGACTTCGTAACGGGAGAATCGATCGGCGAAGGCAGCCTGTACTCGGCACCGCCCTCGGCGCAGTGGATCGAGCCGGATCCGACCCGCCTGCTGCCGCGCTGGCTCGATGTCGAGCTGGGTCGCCGCGGCGCCTACCGAATCGGTCGGACCTTCGGCGAAGACTTCGACCGGACGACCTTCCTGGCGGACGGTGTCACGCCGCTGGCGACGGCCTACGGCGAGTCTTGGGAGGAGCGCACCCAGCGACTGCTGGCGGAGCTGGCCGCTGAGTAA
- a CDS encoding Ig-like domain-containing protein produces MLQRKTVLLLVFALLIGGIPSLGDQPPEAENFVVPGLTADDLPLFIDLLSVASDVDGDPLGCRFTSPPSPALGTLVPGPSPCTWVYDLDLTEVQPSVELEFEIFQLADPSRAVTASLELTFTKSAPGNPTATALGPTAIRLLWFDVQDELRYEIYGGMDSGGLGPLVTLDPVVGGNVLYWDHTDLEAGEEYFYRIDVCYADGCVSSPILSAMTPALPVGQAPIAVDDEFSVAQGQRLFIPYEQLLDNDVDPQGDRITFHDWELVSLQGSNELDQVEDGFVFRSHPSTVLTGSPDVFRYRITDGQHYSDWATVELFIVPRLPAQAEPDFLQAEFGQVLEISYQDDLFANDLGVLEAVTLHFRQPQHGRLDFCCAPDRLRYVPDPGYSGPDSFWYSIRGGGESFASAEVVVDVVASSVVPATASRPDEFSLPLKPDAAGVTRAPLLFSDLLLNDQGRDLVFGFPITPGAQQAGGEITLLTPGHDPASGPAPPGYEGVVIYETDLAAIPPWASGGVVRDNFTYQVHGAGSVASTHQPELALRVVEPVLMASDPVVVHDLFAVHEGERLALGWGDLLDNDLVDRSGSSPVYSLRFGPPVHGEIAKVTSQGGMVYQAPLGFVGIDHFTYAIQNGADASSLRLGRVIVEVQDGRPIARDDAAATPQDFPVTVPVLANDEDVPTGGALTIVGVGDPVLGYTVVTANGEITYVPPPGVSGQDTFAYTVRDAVGNQASAIVTIDITGPNQPPIARDDRGVYVPGAENTYRPLANDLDPDGHPISIESFTQPEQGSLVVEGDRFFYQGPAGGLIGGRDQFTYTISDPFGGSASAIYYILQN; encoded by the coding sequence TTGTTGCAGCGAAAAACCGTCCTACTCCTCGTATTTGCTCTCTTGATCGGCGGGATTCCCTCGCTGGGGGACCAGCCGCCGGAGGCCGAGAACTTCGTCGTTCCCGGCTTGACGGCGGATGATCTGCCACTCTTCATCGATCTCTTGTCGGTGGCTTCGGATGTCGATGGCGACCCATTGGGCTGCCGCTTCACGTCGCCTCCCAGCCCCGCCCTGGGGACGCTGGTGCCGGGACCTTCGCCCTGCACCTGGGTCTACGATCTCGATCTGACCGAGGTGCAGCCCTCGGTAGAGCTCGAGTTCGAGATCTTCCAGCTCGCCGACCCGAGCCGAGCGGTGACCGCTTCCCTCGAGCTGACCTTCACCAAATCGGCCCCGGGGAATCCCACGGCGACGGCCCTTGGGCCGACCGCGATTCGCCTGCTGTGGTTCGATGTCCAGGACGAGCTGCGCTACGAGATTTATGGCGGCATGGATAGCGGGGGTCTCGGGCCCCTGGTCACGCTGGACCCGGTGGTCGGTGGCAACGTCCTCTACTGGGACCACACGGATCTCGAAGCCGGAGAGGAGTACTTCTACCGCATCGATGTCTGCTACGCGGACGGCTGTGTGTCATCTCCGATCCTCTCGGCGATGACGCCGGCGTTGCCGGTGGGGCAGGCACCGATCGCCGTCGACGATGAGTTCTCCGTCGCCCAGGGGCAGAGGCTCTTCATCCCCTATGAGCAGCTCCTGGACAACGACGTCGATCCCCAGGGGGACCGCATCACTTTCCACGATTGGGAGCTTGTCAGCCTCCAGGGCTCCAACGAGCTGGACCAAGTCGAGGATGGCTTCGTCTTCAGATCACATCCTTCGACGGTTCTCACCGGCAGTCCCGACGTCTTCCGTTATCGCATCACCGATGGCCAGCACTACTCGGACTGGGCCACCGTGGAGCTGTTCATCGTTCCCCGGCTACCGGCCCAGGCAGAGCCCGATTTTTTGCAGGCCGAGTTCGGTCAAGTGCTCGAAATCTCTTACCAGGACGATCTCTTCGCCAACGACTTGGGTGTGCTCGAAGCGGTCACGCTGCACTTCCGGCAGCCGCAGCATGGCCGTCTCGACTTCTGCTGCGCCCCGGACCGGCTGCGTTACGTCCCGGATCCTGGGTATAGCGGCCCGGATTCGTTCTGGTACTCGATCCGGGGGGGCGGGGAGAGCTTCGCCTCCGCCGAGGTCGTGGTCGACGTGGTCGCTTCGAGCGTGGTACCCGCGACTGCCTCCCGGCCGGATGAATTCTCGCTGCCGCTCAAGCCCGACGCGGCCGGCGTGACGCGGGCTCCTCTGCTTTTCTCGGATCTCCTGCTCAACGACCAGGGGCGTGACCTGGTGTTCGGTTTTCCGATCACTCCGGGAGCCCAGCAGGCCGGCGGCGAGATCACTCTGCTGACCCCCGGCCATGACCCGGCGAGTGGGCCGGCACCGCCGGGCTACGAAGGAGTGGTCATCTACGAAACCGACCTGGCGGCGATTCCGCCCTGGGCGTCCGGTGGCGTGGTGCGGGACAACTTCACCTACCAGGTTCACGGGGCCGGCAGCGTTGCATCGACGCACCAGCCTGAGCTCGCGTTGCGAGTGGTCGAGCCCGTCCTGATGGCGTCGGATCCGGTGGTGGTCCACGACCTCTTCGCCGTCCACGAGGGTGAACGCTTGGCGCTCGGTTGGGGAGATCTCCTCGACAACGACCTGGTCGACCGCAGCGGCAGCAGTCCGGTCTATTCGCTGCGCTTCGGGCCTCCGGTGCATGGCGAGATCGCCAAAGTCACCAGTCAGGGCGGCATGGTCTACCAAGCTCCCCTCGGCTTCGTCGGCATCGACCATTTCACCTATGCGATTCAGAACGGCGCCGATGCGAGCTCTCTCCGCCTCGGGCGGGTGATCGTCGAAGTGCAGGACGGCCGGCCGATCGCACGCGACGATGCGGCGGCGACACCGCAGGACTTCCCGGTGACGGTGCCGGTGCTCGCCAATGACGAAGACGTTCCGACGGGTGGTGCGTTGACCATCGTCGGCGTCGGCGATCCGGTGCTGGGCTACACGGTGGTCACGGCGAACGGAGAGATCACCTATGTGCCACCGCCGGGAGTCTCGGGCCAAGACACCTTCGCCTACACGGTGCGGGACGCGGTGGGCAACCAAGCGTCGGCCATCGTCACCATCGACATTACCGGGCCGAACCAACCCCCCATTGCGCGCGACGATCGCGGCGTCTACGTGCCGGGAGCCGAGAACACTTATCGGCCGCTGGCCAACGACCTCGATCCGGACGGTCATCCGATCTCCATCGAGTCCTTCACGCAGCCGGAACAGGGCTCGCTCGTCGTCGAGGGCGATCGCTTCTTCTATCAGGGACCGGCCGGCGGCTTGATCGGAGGTCGGGATCAGTTCACCTACACCATCTCGGACCCCTTCGGCGGGTCGGCGTCCGCGATCTACTACATCTTGCAGAACTGA
- a CDS encoding isoprenylcysteine carboxylmethyltransferase family protein has product MKPLWRLAFRPAPERPAAVHLAWTALQTFLFWGFFLALCPWLIVRLESSSGLPRFALPGPPGWPWGLFALAGSLGLWSGYTMSRRGRGTPLPPLAPARLVVAGPYRWLRNPMVVAGLAQGVAVALALGSWSVLVYALAGAPVWHFLVRPFEERDLAERFGSEYERYRRRVPLWWPRWPAVERPGE; this is encoded by the coding sequence GTGAAGCCCCTCTGGCGGCTGGCCTTTCGACCCGCTCCGGAGCGGCCCGCCGCGGTTCACCTGGCCTGGACGGCGCTTCAGACGTTCCTCTTCTGGGGCTTCTTTCTGGCCCTTTGTCCCTGGTTGATCGTGCGCCTCGAATCCTCCTCCGGCCTGCCGCGATTCGCGCTGCCGGGGCCGCCGGGCTGGCCCTGGGGCCTCTTTGCCCTCGCCGGATCTCTCGGCCTGTGGAGTGGCTACACCATGTCGCGCCGCGGTCGCGGCACGCCGCTGCCGCCGCTGGCACCGGCGCGCCTGGTGGTGGCCGGACCCTACCGCTGGCTGCGCAACCCGATGGTGGTGGCGGGGCTGGCGCAGGGCGTGGCGGTGGCGCTGGCTTTGGGCTCCTGGAGTGTCTTGGTCTATGCCCTCGCCGGGGCGCCGGTCTGGCACTTCCTGGTGCGGCCCTTCGAGGAGCGCGATCTCGCCGAGCGCTTCGGATCCGAGTACGAGCGTTATCGCCGCCGAGTACCCCTCTGGTGGCCGCGTTGGCCAGCGGTGGAAAGGCCCGGCGAATAG
- the tesB gene encoding acyl-CoA thioesterase II translates to MSAILEDLIQLLTLERLDTNLFRGQSRDIGTNRVFGGQVLGQALAAASNTVEDRVVHSLHAYFLRKGDQESPIIYEVDRQRDGRSFTSRRVVAVQHGRPILNMAASFQVPEDGLEHQSAMPQVPPPEKVRDVNEYKKELVDRISDFKLPRYLLHDRPFEFRPVQLPQFIDPEPREPRARIWFKTTGAMPDDDALHRSMLAYVSDYYLIGTATRPHGTSVFDPRLQLASLDHALWFQRSFRLDEWLLYSIESPSASGGRGISRGKIYRQDGALVAVVAQEGVMRMWPVEDEG, encoded by the coding sequence ATGAGCGCGATTCTCGAAGACCTCATCCAGCTCCTCACCCTCGAACGGCTCGACACCAACCTCTTCCGGGGGCAGAGCCGCGACATCGGCACCAATCGGGTGTTCGGTGGTCAGGTGCTCGGCCAGGCCCTGGCGGCGGCCAGCAACACGGTGGAGGACCGCGTCGTCCACTCGCTGCACGCCTATTTCCTGCGCAAGGGCGACCAGGAATCGCCGATCATCTACGAGGTCGATCGTCAGCGCGATGGCCGCAGCTTCACCAGCCGCCGGGTGGTGGCGGTGCAGCACGGTCGGCCGATCCTCAACATGGCGGCCTCCTTCCAGGTGCCGGAGGACGGCCTCGAGCACCAGTCGGCGATGCCCCAGGTGCCGCCGCCGGAGAAGGTGCGCGACGTCAACGAGTACAAGAAGGAGCTGGTCGACCGGATCTCGGATTTCAAGCTGCCGCGCTACCTGCTGCACGATCGGCCCTTCGAGTTCCGGCCGGTGCAGCTGCCGCAGTTCATCGACCCGGAGCCGCGCGAGCCGCGGGCCAGAATCTGGTTCAAGACCACCGGCGCCATGCCCGACGACGACGCCCTGCATCGCTCCATGCTGGCTTATGTTTCCGACTACTACCTGATCGGCACCGCCACCCGGCCCCACGGTACCTCCGTCTTCGACCCTCGCCTGCAGCTCGCCAGCCTCGACCACGCCCTGTGGTTCCAGCGCTCCTTCCGCCTCGACGAGTGGTTGCTCTACTCGATCGAAAGCCCTAGCGCCTCCGGTGGCCGCGGCATCTCCCGCGGCAAGATCTACCGCCAGGACGGTGCCCTGGTGGCGGTGGTGGCGCAAGAAGGGGTGATGCGCATGTGGCCCGTGGAGGACGAGGGCTAG